In Lathyrus oleraceus cultivar Zhongwan6 chromosome 2, CAAS_Psat_ZW6_1.0, whole genome shotgun sequence, the DNA window GGTAATAGCTCAATCTAAGCTTTCCATCACCGACCAATTCTCTCAAATAATGAAACCgcatctcaatatgcttgctcctTCCGTGTGCAATCGGATTCTTCACAAGATTTATTGCGGAAACATTGTCTACAAACAGTGTGGTGGCAGCATCATCACCACATCCCAATTCCTTTAATAGATTCATAAGCCACATAGCTTGGCACGCACCTAACTACGCCGCAATGTACTCGGTCTCACAAGAAGAGAGTGCTACAACCGGTTCCTTTTTCgaacaccaagagattggtgTACTACCAAACATAAAGATGTACCCCGCCGTCGATTTTCGGTCATCTTTATCTCTGCACCAATTAGAATCGGTGTAGCCAAGTAAATTGCACTTACGCCCCGTGTCCGATGCGGGAAAGAGAATTCTGCAACCAAGAGTATCTTTAACATATCTAAGGATCCTCTTAACCGTCGCCAAGTGAGACACCTTCGGtctctccatgaatctactcGCAATACCGACACTAAAAGCCAAATCCGGTTGCGTATTGCACAAATACCGTAACGATCCAATCAAGCTCCGGTAACTCGTTGGATCGACATCATCCTCCTTATCACTTTTGGACAGATGCATTCTAGCCTCACAAGGTGTAATAGAAGCATTGCAATGCTCCATATCACACTTTTTCAAAATATCTAGAGCATACCTCCTTTGGTGCATAAGCAGCCCCACTTTTGACTTGTGAAACTCTATGCCAAGGAAGTAATTCATGACACCAAGATCCGTCATCTCAAACTCTCTCATGAGCTCACTTTTGAACCTTGAAACACTCTTGTCATGGCTTCCCGTAATCAAGAGATCATCAACATACAAGCAAAGTATAATCACACCATCATTCGTATCCGATCTCACATAAACTCCATGTTCGGATACACATCGTTTGAAACCAATGTCAATAAGAAATCCGTCAATAcgtttgttccaagctcttggagcttgtttcaaacctTACAACGCCTTGTGTAGCTTGTAATACTTCATCTCTTGATCTTTTATCACGAAACCGGGTGGCTGCCCCACATAGACTTCCGCAACAAGAGGACCATTCAAAAACGCAgatttgacatccatttggtaaaGCATCCAATTGTTGCTATGCGCAATACCAACAACCAAACGAATAGTCTCTAATCTAGCCACCGGTGCGAATACCTCCTCATAGTCTATACCTTCTCGTTGCAAGAACCCCTTCGCCACTAATCGAGCTTTGTGCTTGATTACTTCACCTTTGGGATTTGCTTTAACCTTATAGACCCATCGCACACCTATCGGTTTCTTTCCAAGTGGTAAATCAACCAACTCCCAAGTACCGTTTTTCTCAATAGATTCCAGCTCCTCTTTCATTGCACATATCCACTTAGGATCACTTAAGGCTTCTTCCTCATTTACCGGTTCGGATTCGGCCATAAGCGCGAAATGAACAAAATCACCATCTTTATTCACTTTGTTATCTTGGAATCTTTCGTAATCTCGGAGTCTATGAGGTAAGGCTCTTTGCCTCACTGGTCTACCATTATTAAAAACATCATTTTGCGCTATTGTAGGTGCTGGTACAGTGGTGTCAGAAGCCTCCGGATCAGTAATTTCAAAAACCTGTTGCTGCTGTTTTTCTATGAGTAATCGATTACTGCTATTTGGGTAATCGGTTACTGCAGCATTTTCTGCATTTTTTACTTCATCAAAAGTCACATCCCGGGTTATGACGATCTTCTGATTTTTTCCATCGAACAACTTGTACCCTCCAGTAGAGTGATATCCTACAAATATCATCTTCTCACCCTTATCATCCAATTTCTTTCGAAGTTGGTCTGGTACATGACGATATCCAATCGATCCGAAAATGCGCAAATGATTCAAATTCGGTTTGAAGCCACTCCAAGCCTCTTCCGGTGTGAGTTTCTCCAGCTTCTTAGTGGGACCCCTATTCAACAAGTAGGTGGTTGTAGACACGGCCTCACCCCATAATTCCTTAGGCAAATTTTTCCCACAAAGCATAATATGCACCATGTTCATTATTGTACGATTTTTCCTCTCGGCAGCCCCATTTTGTTGAGGCTTATATGGAGGCACCACCTCATGTAAAATTCCCTCAAGATCACAAAACTTCCCAAACTCACTAGAGGTATACTCACCGCCACCATCTGTTTTGAGAATTTTGAGCTTCCGACCGCTTTGGCGCTTCACCATGGATTTGAAATTCTTGAAAACTCCAAATACCTCATCTTTTCTCTTGATAAGATATGTCCAAAGCTTCCTACTAAAATCGTTAATGAACGTAACAAAATATCAATTGCCACCATAAGTCTCTACTTGCATCGGTCCGCAAACGTCGGAACATACCACCTCAAGTAAGCATTTGGTTCTTCGACCCGCATTTTTGCTAAACACATTCTTGTGCTGTTTAACCTTCACACATTCCTCACACAATTCAGTTGGAATACTAATGTGTGGCAGCCCCGTTACCAGTTCACTTTGTTGCAACTTTCTTAGATCCCTAAAAGTAAGGTGACCAAGATGGTAATGCCATAACCACTCATCTGTACTTTCCGTGGTAGCTAGACAACGATGCTCCATAACCTTTAACTCAACCTTAAAGGTTATATTGGCAGCCATCGGCGCTTTTAGAATCAACACACCATTTGAATCCAAAACGCGTAAAATCTTGTCCTCCAACCGAATTTTGTATCCTCTTTCAAGTAATTGGCCAATGCTTAAAAGATTACACTTAATTCCCGGTATATACAAGACATTTTTTATCCTTGAATGTCCACCATTCCTTTTTCCCATCAAAACATCTCCTACCCCTTCGGCGCTTAAAGTGGTGTCGTCGGCAAATTTGGCTTTACTTTTTGCCGCTTGATTGATTTGCACAAACCAATCTTTTCGACCCGTCATATGTGTTGAACAATCGGAATCCAAGTACCACTCATCTCTCCCTTGGACTCCATCACGAACGGTAACCAATGCATTTTGATCCGAATGCATTTTCTCTCTATTTTCCGGAACGGTACAGCTGCTGTCCCGCAAACTATCACTACTGTAGCTGCTGCCCGGAACATCCGTAATGCCATAACTCTCCTCCGTGATCATTACTAGAAGTGTGTCCTCATCATCTACCTCTTCCCTAGCAACCTTGGATTCATTATTGTGATTCTCATTCAATTTACCATGACACGAATTTGCAAAGTGTCCAAACTTTGTGCACTTGTAGCATTGCACCTTACTCATATCACGCTTCTTGAAACCATTGCTATGACCACTATCCTTGGAGCTACTTTCACCCTTTTCACTCGTCGAATGCTTTGAATTTTGCGAATCGTTTGAGccaaaattctgaaaatttgATTTACCTCTCGCTGCAAATTTTCCTTTCGACCTCTTATTCTTCTCATTGAAACACGCTTGCAAAGCAATCTCCGCTTTGGCTTTGTCGGCGCCTCTCTCATCCATCCTTTGTTCATGTGCCTCTAACGAACTTTGAAATTCATCCTTGCTCAAAGTTGTTAGATCCTCTGATTCTTCAATAGCCACAACTATGTTGTCGAAACGCGACGTTAACGAACACAATACTTTCTATACAACATTCTGCTCAAGAATCGTTTCCCCACaagatttgatttgattaacTAACCGGGTAATGCGCGCAATGTAGTCGTTGATCGTTTCTTTGTCTTCCATTTGTGTTAACTCGAATTGTCGCTTGTAAGTTTGTAACCTTACAACCTTCGCTTTGACGGCACCGACATATGCTTTCTCCAAGATTTCCCATGCTTGCTTCGCCGATTCACAATCGCCAACCTTCTCGAAATTGTCGTTATCAACACACGAATGAATCAAGAATAAGGCTTTgtaatccttcttcttctcttctttgtgTGTAGCTCTTTGAATATCGGTAGCCTCTGCCCCTaattgtgtggaaacttggccctttttccttcctttggaagatgtcttggttcaaggattcatgcttgtgaatagtgggttgagtgttctccaaagaatgacttaaacaaaacaaagcaaaagcaatactaacttctaatcaactaacaactaacatttaatttcaagccatttacttttatgcacttaattttaagtctttattcatttgccattattcataccatttaacttgtttactttaatgtcattttcactttgctcacttgagccatattttgtgattatattgtgattgtatatacttgtttatgtattttgtttgtggtcttttgaccttaatatacataataacaacaaaaaccctaaaagacatttgtgtggactgttggattttATCTGAGACATTGGATTTAGAATTAGGAAACACtccttatgcaaaaggacttggccaatgccaactttcatgaaaccaagtgcttgtgaagtgaacatcatctgatgcaagtattttgatgccatttgagttcatctgctacatggtcttattgaagctaTTACTTTGAACTTGTGCTAAATCCTATCTctgatttcatctgatacataggaattatgaagaagatcatggagttgctaagcttggatgaggctatctttatttgatgccttgctcttcatcttactatttgtgtattgatattgcttgactctaaagtccaagggaaatttgagtttctatatgacattcttgtctattggattacatcccattggtcagatcttttaaactcttaaattttaattttttgcttagaattagtcttttcatctcctccccacttctttaattccaaatctctccctccttttaaaatattttttgcttgtgtttttctaaacttagaccatattgcaaattagaaacattggccttatgccattgcattttaaaaaaactcttttcttaatcaaaattgtaaatgaacttaactatacttgacttaaaatttcaaaagacaaaaagaactaacactgattcaaacctttttaggccttttgtgcctttgttaaacttaaattttttgttaaaagtaatgcattCACTTTTAAGttgttaccacaaactacgaggttttgatccctcattttatgttggtacataggcacaagtccgaaggtcttgtcaaacacaaaaatataattaatgaattctttttccACCCCTCCATTCTatttcaaacatcattttatacaaaaacacatatgcacacaaaaagggctctctaggagtacctaggacactttgggtgctaacaccttccctctgtgtaaccaacccccttacctataatctctggcattttattagttttgatttgaaaacttcttatcttttgggttttgttcgtacttttcccttttcccatggaaataataaaagtgcagtggcgactctggtttaattgacgtctagcttatccatagctcgatggtcatgaatttagTGCTACATAAATTAAATGGAgaatctgctggggagtagtctccagtgagtttagcctacttttttttgtgtgtatatttgtatatttgatgtttgtatatttgtttgtatgatataatctgcttattgtgcttggtgatttctgagtggtgagataagttctaacccgaactttagtgcaattaagataggaagatggtatagtcatgttcgacttgtgtggggtagtccttaacaagtttgccttagatccatctactcagtggagactcttttggagttattgatgtcacacaagttatttgtggttaggcattactctctttgatttagggtccgagaagctgaggactgtagaacatttaacccatcttggcctatttaggacatagtgcggagactgttcaagtgtagacttgataacagttgttacgcgatactacactcagacgagtttctcttgagaatataTGGGTTGATAAGTCaatcatcctaacctataatatccgatagatggaattaagactctgggaactttttagaacatgatatacaggtttttatccttagtacactcctttgggatggttcttaacctgactccatgctcgtgactcacaataaacccttgattcttggttgatccaaccgagtcttgtcaatatcaatggaacttgggtgttgataaggtgaaaaccgtaatccacccaaatggatgattgatcttgataatgacttgattcatcccttgacctttgtttgtttgccttgtatgtgatcccttatttgtgattgttgcattcatggattcgtgcgcatcataacattcatcacaccaaaaatgacttcaaggaactgaggttttatttgcaaatattttcagaccatggattgtggatgaaggaacactaagaagtacagtttcagatgtccagatttgaaagagttaaggaagctatcatcttttgtattagatcccttggacttcaaacaacgtcatgggaagcttctgtctgtCTTTGTATAccgatgtggttgaaggactcttgagtgtgttggcTCAATTTTATGACCCTatctaccgttgcttcacttttcctgattatcagcttgtgcctacgttggaggagtatgcccatatcttaggaatacctgtttctaacaaagtgtcttttagtggattggaggagattaccatatctcatcttatagctgaagctcttcacttgaagaagtatgagatagaggctcattgggtgaagaaaggaggattgtttgggctgacttctgatttcctcatcgaggaagctactgcctttgctcaaaccagtagtgtggatgcttttgaaactatctttgtattgctcatctatggtttagccttattccctaacattgacggttttgttgatgttaacgccattagaattttcttgattgggaatcctgtgcctactctgttaggagatatgtacttctatttcattctaaggaattctaaaggtggtggaactattgcgtgttgtgttcctcttctgtataagtggtttattctgcacttgcctcagacgcctacttttgtggagaataAACAATATCTAAGGTGGTATCAAAGACTcatgtatctcactaatgatgatatagtttggtatgacttTTCATTTGGTAGCCTAGagattattgacagttgtggtgaattctctaatgtgcctctcattggtacacaaggaggaatcaactacaaccctgctttggctcgtcgtcaacttgggttccccttgagagacaagcctaataacactttgttagaagatcttttctatcaagagggtaaagatccccaacatttgaagcaaaagatgatacatgcttggcataatgtgcataggaaaggaagatccgagcttggtccacgcaactgtgtagctttggaagtttacactctttgggtgaagaagagaggttttgaattgaagatgccttatgcttgtgagagacctatgtctatggttgtggttgagccatcaactctccctaaccaagatgtagaggagttagaagacgcactcgccaagatgaagcaagagaaggatatgtgggaagaatgtttccatgctttgagcagaaagcatgaggagttgcagcttgagtctaaggacaaagatgcacttattgagcttcttgaagaccgagcaatgaagagacagagagatccagaggcttcatcttcctctagtatgcctcagccttccgttgcttggaagaagattgttgatcagcttgttctcgagaagactcagatgaagacttcttttgagtctgagattcaacgcatccgaaggaagtacgcgtcTACAACTAGATCTTCTGACATTATTGTTTGGGATCCTTATGATGATTAGTCTCCTTTTGTCTTGTATTTTGTATTTcggtttctgaaattgtactcagtgtaatccttccaattatataaataaaagggattttatggttaatcaaaattgttgcaattgttattattattatatttgcaaataaaatagtaagttccttgaaaataaaaacaatcaaagcattgcatttcatgcatcatttgcatacagggtttctctttcgccagatgtcttattggttattcttctgtgcttcagccatgatggagtcagttctagctactcaaagtcaatcttctccaacgcctgcaactcctcctcctcagaggatgGTCATATCAGATGTTGTTTCTTCAACCATGCTTGCTGCTCATTTTGCGCCTACCATGTCTGTCGGATTCccgccaaaaacttgatcgcgactttatgagtctattggggtattaacttcaagtgcacagtctaatcgcgtagttttaaaagatatcgatcccacagggacttaatgaatcgatataccgtttttctaaggtcacttcgtaaagctaaggcggatgatactttgatgattagggggaaaagtaaaactaaaattggatctagattaaatatcaaataacaaggatatcggtatgtagttcgtcgtaattagggaatcaaatcttcgttggtttcttagttttaaaataagtcttttcagtagacactattaattaaaagtcttttctcaaactctcgctctgttgaatcagactatgactttatattaacgtacgctctcactatttagttaaatctaaaatcactttttgaaaacaatagaatctatagaaactctttttaagaaaatactaaccaTTTAAAggccctcgtctcaaactctcgctttgttgacttagactatatgattaaacttaaatgcttaactctcgtcctcacatttaacctttaaaaataatttttgaaaatgattaggatttaattaactttaaaaattctttcgccctgatttaaagttaatgttcaatttacaatgtccagttaaaagctcaaactgtcgttctattgattttaacttctttatgtcttttactctcgtacaaaaactttggtattaactctgtaaattgagaccataaaaagagtgactaaATTTTGAAACAAATTTGAACCAActagttttgattcctttattccgcttactttacataccaatatctaaattaattagccggacatggCAAACAcgcataaacaataatcatgcataaatacagccatatcaaacagacaatatatataaacagcagcacagagcatatgtaaattaaaacaataactcaattaattaatgaacctggtaaattactagaaatcttggttttgttcctagcttcgatgttcgaacactccaccacaagtcggttggatttgttcttcacaattcttgaGCAGACAGGtaaaaacaaagaaataaaaatacTGTGATCCgacgtaaggttagatccagtgaaaagtacacaatagtttccggtgtagaaactattgtgagaaaataaattgaatgctTACTAAATTAAGCTagcaaagaaaagaaaataaaaagcaaagaaaataaaatgctgAAGAAAAAGGAATGCTGAAGAAAATATATTGCTATAAAACTATTGCACGGCGTGGAGAGATACGGCAGAGAGAGGGGCGAAGGAGTTGACACGGTGtagcaactcgtggaattgatttgtcattCCACTCATGTATTCCAGAAATTCATGTCCCATCTTAGCTAACTTTTCTCTGATagcatcttgttctgacatcaaggcttgaataacggtattataatcagttccgggcatatgatgtctaagatcaggtattgCCGATTCTGCAGACGGGATACGATGAGGTGGAGAGACAGCATcatggtaaccagttggtgtctgcggatcagactcagcataaggaatctggttgCCAAGAATCTTATAATCTTGGATGGTTTCAacagatctaacaggagaaggtattccatccaggttgtaaagccaattatttcggttatggacactagtcatcgggctaggcatggtgaataggtaaaaagcttggttattaattaatagttcaaactcttcaggtccaagatttcctataaacatagtgttgaagaggaaaaTTATATTCATAggctttatacgcaccaggtcaagctcccagtcaagccccagctatacctcctggatatcaaaagccgaccccatctacacctaacaataacgttcctaggaaattcaatttggaaatcatgatggagaacttcatagcttctcaacagcaaaccaataaagaattcttaaaccagaatgtacacactagcgaacaaattaaacaactagcaagtaaagtagatgccctggctacccataacaaaatgctggaaacacaaatctcgcaagtagctcaacaacaagcacctactgctgccccaactggtacatttcctggacaaccccaacctaatccgaaaggccacgctcatgcaattatattaagaagtggaacagaggtagaaggaccgtctgacccaaggattgagaaccaaaactctaaaaagtcaactgaggaagaaggtagacctaaggaaaaggaagagagtaataaaGAAACCGTAGAAAACAAAGAAACTTATGTACCTCCGccgccttacaaaccacctatcccttaccctcaaaggctaattaaaaccaaagacgcgggccaatttaagaaatttgtttaaaaatttaaatttaaactataaggtcgccagtgaaaagcgaattcttgatataaacgaattagaggaacttagacaagacgcatacgaaaatgccagaatctacaaggaaagaacgaaaaaaatggcatgataaacgcatatcaagaaaaactttcaaacaaggcgatgtagtccttttgttcaactctagacttaagttattcccaggaaagCTACGCTCTAGATGGTCTggccctttccaagtcactaatgtctttcccagtggagctgtagaaattaaaggaaaatctattgaatcatttatcgtaaacgggcagcgtctaaaacattatcactatgatgaaaacaatgaagactcgcaagtcctgcacttagacgtattgtctccaaaattaatagattaacatttaatagttttatgtcgagcttgcgacattaaacaaagcgcttcgtgggagacaacccacaaatttttatattttctttgattattctttttgattttattcagttttcattcttcatattctttattttaattaaatttttcttcttttcttctttcgaCATCTGGTCAAATCCTGACTAAATTCTTTATCgtgaataaccaagaagtccGAAGCGTTGTTTTTcccaacattgccctcacag includes these proteins:
- the LOC127122549 gene encoding secreted RxLR effector protein 161-like; this translates as MTDLGVMNYFLGIEFHKSKVGLLMHQRRYALDILKKCDMEHCNASITPCEARMHLSKSDKEDDVDPTSYRSLIGSLRYLCNTQPDLAFSVGIASRFMERPKVSHLATVKRILRYVKDTLGCRILFPASDTGRKCNLLGYTDSNWCRDKDDRKSTAGYIFMFGSTPISWCSKKEPVVALSSCETEYIAA